The proteins below come from a single Agromyces flavus genomic window:
- the nirB gene encoding nitrite reductase large subunit NirB → MNETANAASATRHVVVVGGGPAAHRLADSLHARDTERRLRVTVVGEERWAPYDRVALSTRLADGGTDLSLPATPWDDGHVRLLTGERVVAVSRATGTATTDSGLELRWDELVLATGSSAPVPEIPGSEHARVYRTIDDVDALVAETRELAERLGRAPRAVVAGGGLLGLEAAGGLADLGADAAIVHSGKWLMSAQLDEGAGRALGRIIAGTGIELHLGIRPAKVLTSSGGVVGVELNDGRRVDADLVVFAIGIAPRDELARAMGLELGPRGGVAVDTACAASVPNVWAIGEVASVEGRCTGLVAPANAMAEVVADRLLGGAAEFTTVDDATKLKLAGVDVASFGDALARTEQALEIVYADPARGLYQKLVMTDDAKTLLGGIFVGDASPYASLRPLLGTELSGEPAAYLSASGMEAPGGDELPAAALVCACNNVPAGAIRDAVTGPHGGHDASCTELGALKTCTRAGTQCGSCVPLVKKLLEAELKKSGQAVSRALCEHFAISRQELFESIRVLELTSFEEIVARLGTGRGCDVCKPVVASILAAQHGAYILDGGRGGLQDTNDRAMANMQKDGTYSVVPRIPAGEITPQKLAVIAQVATDFGLYTKITGGQRIDLFGARLEQLPDIWRRLVDAGFESGQAYGKALRNVKSCVGSTWCRYGVQDSVGMAIRLELRYRGLRSPHKLKFGVSGCARECAEARGKDVGVIATDQGWNLYVGGNGGFQPAHAQLLAGDLDDATLLRYIDRYIMYYIRTADRLQRTARWIEDIEGGLAHVRDVVVHDSLGLADELEAAMSKHVDTYEDEWAATLADPDRLRRFRSFVNAPEAADTPLARIEERGQLRPATAEEIARGDAVLVAGPTIPVRGADA, encoded by the coding sequence ATGAACGAGACCGCGAACGCCGCGTCCGCCACGCGACACGTCGTCGTCGTCGGCGGCGGCCCGGCGGCGCACCGCCTGGCCGACAGCCTGCACGCGCGCGACACCGAGCGACGGCTGCGCGTGACCGTGGTCGGCGAGGAGCGCTGGGCGCCCTACGACCGGGTCGCGCTCAGCACGCGCCTGGCGGACGGCGGGACCGATCTGAGCCTGCCGGCGACGCCGTGGGACGACGGCCATGTTCGCCTGCTCACCGGCGAGCGCGTCGTCGCGGTCAGCCGCGCGACGGGCACGGCGACGACGGATTCGGGCCTGGAGCTCCGCTGGGACGAGCTCGTCCTCGCGACCGGGTCCAGCGCGCCGGTGCCCGAGATCCCCGGATCCGAGCACGCTCGCGTCTACCGCACCATCGACGACGTCGACGCGCTCGTCGCCGAGACACGTGAGCTGGCCGAACGTCTCGGCCGCGCGCCGCGCGCCGTCGTCGCGGGCGGCGGACTGCTCGGCCTCGAAGCGGCGGGCGGTCTCGCCGACCTCGGCGCCGACGCGGCGATCGTGCACTCGGGCAAGTGGCTCATGTCGGCCCAGCTCGACGAGGGCGCCGGACGCGCGCTCGGCCGCATCATCGCGGGCACGGGCATCGAACTGCACCTCGGGATCCGCCCCGCGAAGGTGCTCACCAGCAGCGGCGGCGTCGTGGGGGTGGAGCTCAACGACGGCCGCCGCGTCGACGCCGATCTCGTCGTGTTCGCGATCGGGATCGCGCCGCGCGACGAGCTGGCTCGAGCGATGGGGCTCGAGCTCGGCCCGCGCGGCGGCGTCGCCGTCGACACGGCGTGCGCGGCATCCGTGCCGAACGTCTGGGCCATCGGCGAGGTCGCGAGCGTCGAGGGCCGCTGCACGGGCCTCGTCGCGCCGGCGAACGCCATGGCCGAGGTGGTCGCCGATCGGCTTCTCGGCGGTGCGGCGGAGTTCACCACCGTCGACGACGCGACCAAGCTCAAGCTCGCCGGCGTGGATGTCGCGAGCTTCGGCGACGCGCTCGCGCGCACCGAGCAGGCGCTCGAGATCGTCTATGCCGACCCCGCGCGCGGGCTGTACCAGAAGCTCGTGATGACGGATGACGCGAAGACGCTGCTGGGCGGGATCTTCGTGGGCGACGCCTCGCCGTACGCGTCGCTGCGGCCGCTGCTCGGCACCGAGCTCTCGGGCGAGCCGGCAGCCTATCTCTCCGCATCGGGCATGGAGGCGCCGGGCGGCGACGAGCTCCCTGCGGCCGCGCTCGTCTGCGCGTGCAACAACGTCCCCGCCGGCGCCATCCGCGACGCGGTGACCGGGCCGCACGGCGGCCACGACGCGAGCTGCACCGAGCTGGGTGCGCTCAAGACGTGCACGCGCGCCGGCACCCAGTGCGGCTCGTGCGTGCCGCTCGTGAAGAAGCTGCTGGAAGCCGAGCTGAAGAAGTCGGGCCAGGCCGTCTCACGCGCGCTGTGCGAGCACTTCGCGATCTCGCGCCAGGAGCTGTTCGAGTCCATCCGGGTGCTCGAGCTCACCTCGTTCGAGGAGATCGTCGCGCGGCTCGGCACCGGACGGGGCTGCGACGTCTGCAAGCCCGTCGTCGCATCGATCCTCGCCGCCCAGCACGGCGCGTACATCCTCGACGGCGGTCGCGGCGGCCTCCAGGACACCAACGACCGCGCGATGGCGAACATGCAGAAGGACGGGACCTACTCGGTGGTCCCACGCATCCCGGCCGGCGAGATCACGCCGCAGAAGCTCGCGGTCATCGCGCAGGTCGCGACGGACTTCGGCCTCTACACGAAGATCACGGGCGGCCAGCGCATCGACCTGTTCGGCGCCCGCCTCGAGCAGCTGCCCGACATCTGGAGGCGGCTCGTCGACGCCGGATTCGAGTCGGGCCAGGCGTACGGCAAGGCGCTGCGCAACGTGAAGAGCTGCGTCGGGTCGACCTGGTGCCGCTACGGCGTGCAGGACTCGGTCGGCATGGCGATCCGCCTCGAGCTGCGCTACCGGGGCCTGCGCTCGCCGCACAAGCTGAAGTTCGGCGTCTCGGGCTGCGCGCGCGAGTGCGCCGAGGCGCGGGGCAAGGACGTCGGCGTGATCGCCACCGACCAGGGCTGGAACCTGTACGTCGGAGGGAACGGCGGCTTCCAGCCGGCGCACGCGCAGCTGCTGGCCGGGGACCTCGACGATGCGACGCTTCTCCGGTACATCGACCGCTACATCATGTACTACATCCGCACGGCCGACCGGCTGCAGCGGACCGCCCGCTGGATCGAGGACATCGAGGGCGGGCTGGCGCACGTGCGCGACGTCGTGGTGCACGACTCGCTCGGCCTCGCCGACGAGCTCGAAGCCGCGATGTCCAAGCACGTCGACACCTACGAGGACGAGTGGGCGGCCACGCTCGCCGACCCCGACCGGCTCAGACGATTCCGGTCCTTCGTGAACGCGCCGGAGGCCGCCGACACCCCGCTCGCGCGCATCGAGGAACGCGGGCAGCTGCGCCCGGCCACGGCCGAGGAGATCGCCCGCGGCGACGCGGTGCTGGTCGCCGGGCCCACCATTCCGGTGCGCGGGGCCGACGCATGA
- the map gene encoding type I methionyl aminopeptidase, translating to MIELRTPAEIEQMRPAGRFVASVLDATSKAAAVGVNLLELDALAHEMIRSAGAESCYIDYHPSFGASPFGKVLCTSVNDAVLHGLPRDYRLKDGDLLSLDFAASVDGWVADSAVSVVVGTPRDEDLRLIDTTQRALEAGIAAARPGNRIGDISRAIADVAKAEGLSINTDFGGHGVGRTMHGEPHVPNNGRPGRGMPLKPGLVIAIEPWFLHTTDRIFTDPDGWTLRSADGSRGAHSEHTVAITDGDPIVLTKRG from the coding sequence GTGATCGAACTGAGGACCCCTGCCGAGATCGAGCAGATGCGCCCCGCAGGCCGTTTCGTGGCGAGCGTGCTGGACGCCACGTCGAAGGCGGCCGCCGTGGGCGTGAACCTGCTCGAACTCGATGCGCTCGCGCACGAGATGATCCGCTCGGCGGGCGCTGAGAGCTGCTACATCGACTACCATCCCTCGTTCGGCGCGAGCCCGTTCGGCAAGGTGCTGTGCACCTCGGTGAACGACGCGGTCCTGCACGGCCTCCCCCGCGACTACCGGCTGAAGGACGGCGACCTGCTGAGCCTCGACTTCGCCGCCTCGGTCGACGGCTGGGTCGCCGACTCCGCCGTCTCGGTGGTCGTGGGGACGCCGCGCGATGAGGACCTGCGCCTCATCGACACGACGCAGCGCGCGCTCGAGGCGGGCATCGCGGCCGCGCGGCCGGGCAACCGCATCGGCGACATCTCGCGCGCGATCGCCGACGTGGCCAAGGCCGAGGGCCTCTCGATCAACACCGACTTCGGCGGCCACGGCGTCGGCCGCACCATGCACGGCGAGCCGCACGTGCCGAACAACGGCCGGCCCGGTCGTGGCATGCCGCTCAAGCCGGGCCTGGTGATCGCGATCGAGCCGTGGTTCCTCCACACGACCGACCGCATCTTCACCGACCCCGACGGCTGGACCCTCCGCAGCGCGGACGGCTCACGCGGCGCGCACTCCGAGCACACCGTCGCGATCACCGACGGCGACCCGATCGTGCTCACGAAGCGCGGCTGA
- the lepB gene encoding signal peptidase I, with protein MTEDTRTARDERADSGTPSSRRRSTLLFLRDLVVIFLVAVLVSFLIKTFLIRSFFIPSQSMEMTLVQDDRIIVNQLTPEVMPIEHGDVVVFKDPGGWLPARAEESQPPLVAAVDWFLAFVGLSAPDSNDHLVKRVIGLPGDHVVCCNALGQMSVNGVPLDEPYVALPPGESKVSRDDFDVTVPDDSLWVMGDNRYNSKDSRYNTETPLKGFVPMENVVGRAVVVSWPVSHWTWLDNYPQVFAGVDEGAE; from the coding sequence ATGACTGAAGACACACGCACCGCGCGCGACGAACGCGCCGACTCCGGGACGCCGTCATCGCGCCGCCGGAGCACACTGCTGTTCCTGCGCGACCTGGTGGTGATCTTCCTCGTCGCGGTGCTGGTGTCGTTCCTCATCAAGACCTTCCTCATCAGGTCGTTCTTCATCCCGTCGCAGTCGATGGAGATGACCCTCGTGCAGGACGACCGGATCATCGTCAACCAGCTCACGCCCGAGGTCATGCCGATCGAGCACGGCGACGTGGTCGTGTTCAAGGACCCGGGCGGATGGCTCCCCGCGCGCGCCGAGGAGTCGCAGCCGCCCCTCGTCGCCGCGGTCGACTGGTTCCTCGCGTTCGTCGGGCTGTCGGCCCCCGACTCGAACGACCACCTCGTCAAGCGCGTCATCGGCCTTCCCGGCGACCACGTGGTGTGCTGCAACGCGCTCGGGCAGATGAGCGTCAACGGCGTGCCGCTCGACGAGCCGTACGTCGCGCTGCCGCCGGGCGAGAGCAAGGTCTCCCGCGACGACTTCGATGTCACGGTGCCCGACGACTCGCTCTGGGTCATGGGCGACAACCGCTACAACTCGAAGGACTCGCGCTACAACACCGAGACGCCGCTGAAGGGCTTCGTGCCGATGGAGAACGTCGTCGGTCGCGCGGTCGTCGTGAGCTGGCCCGTCTCGCACTGGACCTGGCTCGACAACTACCCGCAGGTGTTCGCCGGAGTCGACGAGGGAGCCGAGTGA
- a CDS encoding uroporphyrinogen-III synthase: MTDQAECAIGFRPDQLQGFRIGVTSDRRSGDLIDAFVRRGAQVLHAPTIRMANASSDEPVIADTRAIIEARPDVLLATTAYGVRRWFEVADAAGLGDDLLDALHETAILVRGPKARGGIRAAGLDDVGMSAEETTESLIDEVLANHPRGLTVAVQLHGYLPPEALDRLRDAHDTVLTVEPYRWIDPDFTDERVDRLIEAACTGGLDCITFTSAPAVHALLGAAEARGRHDDLIDAMRGPVVAAAVGPVTAAPLLTAGIDALQPDRFRMGAMIRQVCEHLETERIVRLQTQLGPLALRGSAVDLGGRRVELAPLGLAILRTLVQARGTVVSRDRLAASMPGTTDEHALEVALSRLRQTLGVPGLIATVVKRGYRIDV; encoded by the coding sequence ATGACCGACCAGGCGGAGTGCGCGATCGGGTTCCGCCCCGACCAACTGCAGGGGTTCCGGATCGGCGTCACGAGCGACCGGCGATCCGGGGACCTCATCGACGCGTTCGTGCGCCGCGGCGCGCAGGTCCTGCACGCGCCGACCATCCGCATGGCGAACGCGAGCTCCGACGAGCCCGTCATCGCCGACACGCGCGCGATCATCGAGGCCCGCCCCGACGTCCTGCTCGCGACGACCGCCTACGGCGTCCGCCGGTGGTTCGAGGTCGCGGATGCCGCGGGGCTGGGCGACGACCTGCTCGACGCGCTGCACGAGACGGCGATCCTGGTCCGCGGCCCGAAGGCACGCGGCGGCATCCGGGCCGCGGGGCTCGACGACGTCGGCATGAGCGCGGAGGAGACGACCGAGTCGCTCATCGACGAGGTGCTCGCGAACCATCCGCGGGGACTCACCGTCGCGGTGCAGCTCCACGGCTACCTTCCGCCGGAGGCGCTCGACCGTCTGCGCGATGCGCACGACACGGTGCTCACGGTGGAGCCGTACCGGTGGATCGACCCCGACTTCACGGACGAGCGCGTGGACCGCCTGATCGAGGCCGCCTGCACGGGCGGCCTCGACTGCATCACGTTCACGAGCGCGCCGGCCGTCCACGCACTGCTCGGGGCCGCCGAGGCGCGAGGCCGCCACGACGACCTCATCGACGCGATGCGCGGGCCGGTCGTCGCGGCGGCGGTGGGTCCGGTCACTGCCGCGCCGCTGCTCACCGCCGGGATCGACGCGCTGCAGCCCGATCGCTTCCGGATGGGCGCGATGATCCGGCAGGTCTGCGAGCACCTCGAGACCGAGCGGATCGTCAGGCTCCAGACCCAGCTCGGTCCGCTCGCGCTGCGCGGCTCGGCCGTCGACCTCGGCGGACGCCGCGTCGAGCTCGCCCCGCTCGGCCTCGCGATCCTGCGCACGCTCGTGCAGGCGCGTGGCACCGTCGTCTCCCGGGACCGGCTCGCGGCGAGCATGCCGGGCACGACCGACGAGCACGCGCTCGAGGTCGCGCTGAGCCGGCTGCGTCAGACCCTCGGCGTGCCGGGGCTGATCGCCACGGTCGTCAAGCGCGGGTACCGGATCGATGTGTGA
- the nirD gene encoding nitrite reductase small subunit NirD — protein MTSTIEITTTWQRACAATDLEPGWGEVALLDARRVALVRVAADEVYAVDHRDPHTGAPVMARGIVGSRGDRPTIASPLHKEVYDLGTGECFTDPTLSLRTYRTRVVGGMIEVELDG, from the coding sequence ATGACGTCCACCATCGAGATCACGACCACTTGGCAGCGCGCGTGCGCCGCGACCGACCTCGAACCCGGATGGGGCGAGGTCGCGCTGCTCGACGCCCGACGGGTCGCGCTCGTGCGCGTCGCCGCCGACGAGGTCTACGCGGTCGACCATCGCGACCCGCACACGGGAGCACCGGTCATGGCGCGCGGCATCGTCGGGTCGCGCGGCGACCGTCCGACCATCGCGTCACCCCTCCACAAGGAGGTGTACGACCTCGGCACGGGCGAGTGCTTCACCGATCCGACCCTGTCGCTGCGGACCTATCGCACGCGCGTGGTCGGCGGGATGATCGAGGTCGAACTCGACGGATGA
- a CDS encoding ribonuclease HII, whose protein sequence is MSPAGVPTLRIERELLAGGAPVVLACDEVGRGALAGPVSVGIVVIDATVRRMPAGLRDSKMLPEPKRELLAPRAASWVLTSAVGEASADEIDRLGIMACLGLAGARAFARLAIDRGLVAGAPLLLDGNYDWLSQSIEHRAQVVTRIKADRDCASVSAASVIAKVHRDRGMRRAHDETPLYHWHENKGYSSPAHFAAIAEHGPSGLHRQTWLHERPAEAAPSLFDLEVG, encoded by the coding sequence GTGAGTCCCGCCGGCGTGCCGACGTTGAGGATCGAGCGCGAACTGCTGGCCGGGGGAGCGCCCGTGGTGCTCGCATGCGACGAGGTCGGCCGCGGCGCGCTCGCCGGCCCCGTCAGCGTCGGCATCGTGGTCATCGATGCGACCGTCCGCCGCATGCCGGCCGGCCTGCGGGACTCGAAGATGCTGCCCGAGCCGAAGCGAGAACTGCTGGCGCCGCGCGCCGCGTCCTGGGTGCTCACGTCCGCCGTGGGTGAGGCGTCGGCCGACGAGATCGACCGCCTCGGCATCATGGCCTGCCTCGGCCTCGCCGGGGCGCGCGCCTTCGCACGGCTCGCGATCGACCGGGGGCTCGTCGCCGGCGCCCCGCTGCTGCTCGACGGCAACTACGACTGGCTCAGCCAGTCCATCGAGCACCGCGCCCAGGTTGTCACCCGGATCAAGGCCGACCGCGACTGCGCATCGGTGTCCGCGGCATCCGTCATCGCCAAGGTGCACCGCGATCGCGGGATGCGCCGCGCGCACGACGAGACGCCGCTCTACCACTGGCACGAGAACAAGGGCTACTCGAGCCCGGCGCACTTCGCCGCGATCGCCGAGCACGGCCCGAGCGGGCTGCACCGCCAGACGTGGCTGCACGAGCGGCCCGCCGAAGCCGCGCCGTCGCTGTTCGACCTCGAAGTAGGATGA
- a CDS encoding DUF2469 family protein encodes MDEDEFDDYDREVELALYREYRDIVAQFKYVVETERRFYLANEVELVRRDTEHDFYFELTMKDVWVWDVYRADRFVKAVRVLTFKDVNVEELATREFELPKDLALEE; translated from the coding sequence ATGGATGAGGACGAGTTCGACGACTACGACCGTGAAGTGGAGCTCGCGCTCTACCGCGAATACCGCGACATCGTGGCGCAGTTCAAGTACGTGGTCGAGACCGAACGCCGGTTCTACCTCGCGAACGAGGTCGAGCTCGTGCGGCGCGACACCGAGCACGACTTCTACTTCGAGCTCACGATGAAGGACGTCTGGGTCTGGGACGTCTACCGCGCCGATCGCTTCGTGAAGGCCGTGCGCGTGCTGACGTTCAAGGACGTGAACGTCGAGGAGCTCGCGACCCGCGAGTTCGAGCTACCGAAGGACCTCGCGCTCGAGGAGTAG
- the cobA gene encoding uroporphyrinogen-III C-methyltransferase, with the protein MTGRVTLVGGGPGREDLLTIAAVRALGAADVVLYDRLAPHARLAELAPDAELVDVGKRPGHHAIPQQEIEALLVGHALAGRHAVRLKGGDPYVLGRGSEEVLACHRAGVPVEVVPGVTSAVAVPGAAGIPLTHRGVSHLFTVVSGHAPLTDDELRHLAGLGGTIVVLMGVNTLPMLTAGLARHGMRASMPVAIIERGFRRDQRTTLADLGGIVTLAGVARVTSPAVIVVGEVVRLAHDGDQDASVLMERAAGLAAVAT; encoded by the coding sequence ATGACGGGCCGCGTCACGCTCGTCGGCGGCGGACCCGGCCGCGAGGACCTGCTGACCATCGCCGCCGTTCGGGCGCTCGGCGCCGCCGACGTCGTGCTCTACGACCGGCTCGCCCCGCACGCCAGGCTCGCCGAACTCGCTCCCGACGCCGAGCTCGTCGACGTCGGCAAGCGACCCGGGCATCACGCCATCCCGCAGCAGGAGATCGAGGCGCTGCTCGTCGGCCACGCGCTCGCGGGCCGGCACGCGGTCCGCCTCAAGGGCGGCGACCCCTACGTGCTCGGACGCGGCAGCGAGGAGGTGCTCGCCTGCCACCGCGCGGGGGTTCCCGTCGAGGTCGTCCCCGGCGTGACGAGCGCCGTCGCGGTCCCCGGCGCCGCCGGCATCCCGCTCACCCACCGCGGCGTCAGCCACCTGTTCACGGTCGTCTCAGGGCACGCGCCGCTCACCGACGACGAGCTGCGGCACCTCGCAGGCCTCGGCGGCACGATCGTCGTGCTCATGGGCGTGAACACGCTGCCGATGCTGACTGCCGGCCTCGCCCGGCACGGCATGCGCGCATCGATGCCCGTCGCGATCATCGAACGCGGCTTCCGCCGCGATCAGCGGACGACCCTCGCCGACCTCGGCGGCATCGTGACCCTCGCGGGCGTCGCGCGCGTGACCTCGCCGGCGGTCATCGTCGTGGGCGAGGTCGTTCGCCTTGCACACGACGGCGACCAGGACGCGAGCGTATTGATGGAACGCGCGGCCGGCCTTGCGGCGGTGGCCACATGA
- the rplS gene encoding 50S ribosomal protein L19, translating to MHILDHVDAASLRSDIPDFRPGDTVKVHVNIIEGSRSRIQVFQGVVIGRQGEGVRETFTVRKISFQVGVERKFPVHSPVIDRIEVVTRGDVRRAKLYYLRELRGKKAKIKEKREN from the coding sequence ATGCACATCCTCGACCACGTCGACGCCGCGAGCCTCCGCTCCGACATCCCGGACTTCCGCCCCGGCGACACCGTCAAGGTGCACGTCAACATCATCGAAGGCAGCCGCTCGCGCATCCAGGTCTTCCAGGGCGTCGTCATCGGCCGCCAGGGCGAGGGCGTGCGCGAGACCTTCACGGTCCGCAAGATCAGCTTCCAGGTCGGCGTCGAGCGCAAGTTCCCGGTGCACTCGCCGGTCATCGACCGCATCGAGGTCGTCACCCGCGGTGACGTCCGTCGCGCCAAGCTGTACTACCTCCGCGAGCTGCGCGGCAAGAAGGCCAAGATCAAGGAGAAGCGCGAGAACTGA